Proteins co-encoded in one Montipora capricornis isolate CH-2021 chromosome 12, ASM3666992v2, whole genome shotgun sequence genomic window:
- the LOC138026754 gene encoding uncharacterized protein: MAAESLGGMLYGYKSYSKIWPENSDVVWVNKRHDPQDLRSNAPVQRSKFLCDTSPVDRTVPEHWRRETLPALKTFSRHLEEEKWYPSSQATRCEEWSTLRQILPSKGVPYRSICPRWGTEMSLPLKFRFQHQRHFPHINSPMTRYVDDMHLTNRLFKLH, from the coding sequence ATGGCTGCAGAATCACTCGGTGGAATGCTTTATGGCTACAAATCCTACTCCAAAATATGGCCAGAAAACAGCGATGTAGTATGGGTTAATAAAAGACATGACCCACAGGATCTCAGAAGCAATGCTCCTGTGCAAAGATCTAAATTCCTTTGCGATACATCACCAGTTGATCGAACTGTCCCCGAGCATTGGAGACGAGAAACACTGCCGGCATTGAAGACTTTTTCAAGGCACTTAGAAGAAGAAAAGTGGTACCCTTCTTCACAAGCAACCAGATGCGAAGAATGGTCGACTCTCAGGCAAATATTGCCATCCAAAGGGGTTCCATACAGAAGTATTTGTCCGAGATGGGGTACGGAGATGTCACTACCACTGAAATTCCGTTTTCAACATCAGAGGCATTTTCCGCACATAAACAGCCCTATGACCAG